The DNA sequence GTTCCATCACTTTCACCACGGCGAAAGAAGCAGATGATTTCAAATTGAACTTTGTTTCAATTTGAAATGAAAATCAAGAAGTTTAAAAATAGCTAGGTCTGCTGGCCTAGCTTTTGGTTCAAAGTAGAGAAAGGAATATCATGGCAAATCATTTCCGTACGGATCGTGTGGGCATGGAAATCAAGCGTGAAGTCAATGAGATTTTGCAAAAGAAAGTCCGTGATCCACGTGTCCAAGGTGTGACCATCACAGATGTTCAGATGCTAGGTGATTTGTCTGTAGCCAAGGTTTACTACACCATTTTGAGTAACCTCGCTTCGGATAATCAAAAAGCCCAAATCGGGCTTGAAAAAGCAACTGGTACTATCAAACGTGAACTTGGTCGCAATTTGAAATTGTACAAAATCCCAGATTTGACCTTCGTCAAAGACGAATCCATCGAATATGGGAACAAGATTGACGAGATGCTACGCAATCTGGATAAGAACTAAGAAAGAGGGGGAACCCTCTTTTTTGGTGGAGAAATGGCAATAAAAAATACTGGGGGAATCTCTCTAGAGTAAAAAATTGTTAAAAAGCTTTATAAAGCTCAACTTGTATGATAGTATAGAAATTGGAAAGAGTGAGATGAAATGATTTCTTATCAATAACTAGCTAGTCTGGTATAGCAATCGGCTAGAAACTGCAGTTAGAAAAGGAAAGATAATATGGGATTCATTAAAATTCTAGCCAAGACTTACGGGAATTACTTTTTTGTGATGCAAAGCGTCAAAGTTCTGAAGAACATGAAAAAAGACGACAATGCTCTAGTAGGTTTCGGGAAAGTACTGCTTGCTGACAAGCTGATGGATGTAGCCCAGTGGCTCGCAAAACCAGATGATAAGGAATAACTTGAAATGAAAGAAACTAGCAGGAACTCCGCTGCTAGTTTTTTAATCTCTTCCCATATGGTATAATATAAGCAGTAAAATCATTTTAGAACATACATGGAGGTCGTCATGGATAATATCATAGATGTGTCAATTCCCGTTGCAGAAGTGGTGGACAAGCATCCAGAAGTCTTGGAAATCCTAGTGGAGCTGGGTTTTAAACCACTTGCTAATCCCTTGATGCGCAATACAGTTGGTCGCAAGGTATCACTCAAACAGGGTTCTAAGCTTGAAGGAACTCCTATGGACAAGATTGTCCGCACACTGGAAGCGAATGGTTACGAAGTGATTGGATTAGACTAATGGCAGATGAACGGATTCATATCCTACGGGATATTTTGTTAGAATTGCACAATGGCGCCTCTCCTGAGTCAGTTCAGGAGCGTTTTGATGCGACCTTTACAGGTGTGTCAGCCATCGAGATTTCCCTCATGGAGCACGAGCTGATGAACTCAGACTCAGGTGTCACCTTTGAAGATGTCATGGAGCTTTGTGATGTCCATGCTAATCTTTTTAAAAATGCTGTTAAGGGTGTTGAAGTAGAGGATACCGAGCATCCTGGCCACCCCGTTCGCGTCTTCAAGGATGAAAATCTGGCTCTCCGTGCTGCCTTGATTCGCATTCGGAGATTGTTAGATACCTATGAGTCTATGGAAGACGAGGAAATGCTGGCAGAGATGCGTAAGGGTTTGGTCCGTCAAATGGGGCTGTTGGGGCAATTTGATATCCACTACCAGCGCAAGGAAGAGCTCTTTTTCCCCATCATGGAGCGCTATGGACACGATTCACCTCCAAAAGTTATGTGGGGAGTGGATGACCAGATTAGGGAACTCTTTCAAACAGCTCTAACGACAACCAAGTCACTACCAGAAGTGTCGATTTCCACTGTAAAGGAAACTTTCGAAGCTTTTGCGACAGAGTTTGAAAGTATGATTTTCAAGGAAGAGTCCATCCTTCTCATGATTCTCCTTGAGTCTTTCACCCAGGATGACTGGATTCAGATTGCGGAGGAGAGCGATGCCTACGGCTATGCCATCATCCGTCCGTCAGAGAAATGGGTGCCAGAACGACAGAGCTTTGTTGAGGAAAAGAGCGCAGAGGAGCCAGTACAACTAGACACGGCAGAAGGTCAAGTTCAGCAAGTTATCGATACGCCTGAAGGTCAGTTTACCATTACCTTTACTCCTAAGGAAAAGGAAGCGGTGCTGGACCGTCATAGTCAACAGGCTTTTGGCAATGGCTATCTCTCTGTCGAGCAGGCTAACCTCATCCTCAACCACCTTCCCATGGAGATCACCTTTGTCAATAAAGACGACATTTTCCAGTATTACAATGACAATACGACAGCTGATGAGATGATTTTCAAACGGACGCCGTCCCAAGTCGGGCGTAATGTAGAACTCTGCCATCCGCCTAAGTACCTAGACAAGGTAAAGGCCGTTATGAAAGGTCTTCGTGAAGGGGTCAAGGACAAGTATGAAATGTGGTTCAAGTCTGAGTCGCGAGGCAAGTTTGTCCACATCACCTACGCTGCGGTACACGATGAGAACGGGGAATTCCAAGGTGTGCTGGAGTATGTTCAGGACATTCAGCCCTACCGTGAGATTGATACGGACTACTTCCGTGGATTAGAATAAGGAGAAGCAATGAGTTACGAACAAGAATTTATGAAGGAATTTGAGGCCTGGGTTAATACCCAGATCATGATCAACGACATGGCGCACAAGGAAAGTCAAAAGGTCTACGAAGAAGACCAAGACGAACGTGCCAAAGATGCCATGATTCGCTACGAGAGTCGCTTGGATGCCTACCAGTTCTTGCTGGGTAAGTTTGAAAACTTCAAAGCAGGCAAGGGATTTCATGATTTGCCAGAGGGCTTGTTTGGCGAGAGAAACTATTAATCGTTGCAAATCAAAAAGTGCGTATGAACGCACTTTTTCTGTTTATACGTGATGTGTGTGTTTGGTGATCCATTGTTCCATTTTGATATGCAACCAGAATGAATAGATGCCCAAAGTGATGATGGTGAGCAAGAACCACTTGATCCAGTTCCTGAATAATTGAGAACCTGTTCCGTCAAAATAGAGGCGACGTCCATTGATGACAGTGCGCTTGACTTTCCAGTTTTGCATCATACAAACTGCCCAAGGCGTAGTGATTCCAATAGTAAAGCCTATGATGATCATGGCTAAGATAGCATATCTAACCTAGCTCAAAAGACCACCATCAAAGTAACTTTCGTTATTCATATTGTTCTCCTTATCAGCTTTTTATGTGAATTAATCTTGCACATTACTACATATTTTATCAAGAAGTTGAATCATTGTCGAATTAGATTGAAAGAAAAAACGGCTAGATTTTTAAGGACAATCTCGTTTCCTTTCTTGATTTTTTTCCAAAATCTTGATAGAATATCTTTATTAAATCCTTGTCAGAGCAGGGATTTTTTATTGAAAGGATTTTATCATGTCAAAGAAACTCCAACGTAAAAAACAATTGCGAAATAGCCTTCGTCGTTCAGGTGCATTTTCAACTACAGTGACCAAGGTTGTAGAAGAGACAAAGAAAGTCGTGAAACATGCGGAAAAATCTGCCAGCCAAGCAGGAAAAGTTGTCTCTAAAAAAGTGGAACAAGCAGTAGAAGCGACCAAGGAACAAGCTCAAAAAGTGGCGAATTCAGTAGAAGATTTCGCAGCTACTTTGGGTGGCCTCTCAGTAGATCGCGCTAAGACTTTCTATGATGAAGGCATCAAGTCAGCTTCTGACTTCAAAAACTGGACAGAAAAAGAACTCCTTGCCTTGAAGGGAATCGGTCCAGCTACGATTAAGAAATTAAAAGAACACGGAATCAGCTTCAAGTAATTTTTCTTGTCCCTTGCATTTCCGTCAAAAACTTGCTACAATAGAGCCATTAGAGGTGTTTTGAATCCCACATTTTACAGAAAGTGGCGGTGCTGAGAAGTCCATAAATGTGTCAAAACTGGTTGCTGATGGATGAAAAATGAAATAATATTGTCTTTTTATTATAAAGACGAGAGTTGCGGGCATCTGCCCGAAATTGGGTGGTACCGCGGATAAACACATTCGTCCCTGTCATGTAGATGGCAGGGGCGATTTTTTTGTAGAAAGCGAGGTAGAAGGATGACAAGAGAAGAGTTGCCAGAACGAATAGAGACCGAGCGATTTGTCTTGCGAGTCCGTACAGTTGCGGATGCCGAAGATATCCATGCCTACGCTAGTCTGCCAGAAGTCGCCTACCCAGCAGGCTTTCCGCCCGTCCAGACCTTGGAGGATGAGATTTATTATCTGGAGCATATCCTTCCAGACCGCAATCAAAAGGACAATCTCCCAGCTGGTTATGGAATTGTCGTCAAAGGAACCGATAAAGTCATCGGCTCTGTTGATTTCAACCATCGGCACGAAGACGATGTACTGGAGATTGGCTACACCTTGCACCCAGACTATTGGGGACGAGGTTATGTACCAGAAGCAGCGCGTACCTTGATTGACCTTGGCTTTAAAGAATTGGGGTTTCACAAGATAGAACTGGTCTGCTTTGGCTACAATATCCAAAGTCAACGAGTCGCTGAGAAACTTGGATTCACCCTCGAAGCTCGCATAAGAGAGCGCAAAGATGCCCAAGGCAATCGCTGTGACAGTCTGATATATGGCTTGCTGAGGAGTGAGTGGGAGAGTTTAAACTGTTAGCTGAACTGTTTGAGAATTTCGAACAGTTGAGATTTATTGAAGAATTTCGAAAACGAGGTGAGAAGCTTGGAAACAAGTCAGATTATTACTCTGATCAGTGGAGCTGGTATAGGAGCTGTATTAAGTGCGATTCTAGTTTTTGCTAATAATAGTAAAAGAAATCAACTTGATTATATTGTGAAAGAACGAACTGAGTGGAGGAAAAAAATTGAGGGTATTATTGAGGATCTTCAAATTTTTTCTAAACGCAGAAGTGCTTTTATAAGATTAAAGGGTCATATTAATCCCTATGGCTATAATCTTGATATTAAAAATACAAGAATTTATTTTATGAATGATGGGCATATTTGGGATAGTCTTACTAAGGGGAATTATAAAAATACTATCTACTTTTTAGAGCTTCTATTAAAACATGACTGGGAAAGAAGAAAGCAAGAGGCTAAGTTTCAATATTTAAATGCTTTATCATGGATAGTTCAAATATTTTTTTGTGTTTTTACTATCTACTTGGTATATTTAGTAGATTCAGATTTAACAAAGTCTGATTGGTCTCATGTAGCTCTAGGGGGGTTAAGTTATTCATTTTTAGCTTTTATGTTACAAGGATATATTGTTGGTTTTCTAAAAATAAATCCTTCTAAAAATCATCATGAGAAATTAATGGTCTTTTTAGCTTTTTTTGTTGCCCCTTACTTTATTAACTGGGGTACGGCTATAGTTTATACTACCTTTCTAAAGCATTTTTCAATTGCTTTTATCGCTTTATTAATTTATATTTATGAATTCTATTATCTTCAATTGATATCAAATAGAGTAGATGAGGATTATGTAAAAGCAATAGAGCAATTTCAAAAGAAATCTTCGACCATAAAATCTTCAAAAATAGATGTTAAAGCTACTAAACTTAACAATGATATAATACGTCTAGAATCTAAAGTTTATAGTTTTGAAAACAGAAAAGTGGATTTAGAATTACTAGAAAAGGAACGAAGAAGGTTAAGAAAAAAATTAATAAGAAAAGAACAACCAAATATTTTTCGTCATCCAATACGATTTTATCGCTTTTTGAAGAACAAAAAACGGGTTTCAAAAATAGTTTTAAGAATACTAAATTAAGGAGAACACACATGTCTAAAGAACTTTCACCTAAATACAATCCAGCCGAGGTTGAGGCTGGTCGTTACCAAAAATGGCTTGACGCTGATGTTTTCAAGCCTTCAGGCGATCAAAAGGCTAAGCCTTATTCAATCGTTATTCCGCCACCAAACGTAACTGGTAAACTTCACCTTGGTCACGCTTGGGATACAACTTTGCAAGATATTATCATCCGTCAAAAACGGATGCAAGGCTTTGATACCCTTTGGCTTCCAGGGATGGACCACGCTGGGATTGCCACTCAGGCTAAGGTTGAGGAGCGCTTGCGTGGAGAGGGTATTAGCCGTTATGACCTAGGTCGTGAAAAATTCCTCGAGAAAGTCTGGGAATGGAAAGACGAGTATGCGACGACTATCAAGGAACAATGGGGCAAGATGGGACTCTCTGTAGACTACTCTCGCGAACGGTTCACTCTTGACGAAGGCTTGTCAAAAGCCGTCCGCAAGGTTTTTGTTGAACTTTACAAGAAAGGCTGGATCTACCGTGGTGAGTTTATCATCAACTGGGACCCAGCAGCTCGCACAGCTCTTTCTGATATCGAGGTTATCCATAAGGACGTTGAAGGTGCCTTCTACCACATGAATTACATGCTGGAAGACGGTTCACGCGCCCTTGAAGTTGCGACAACTCGTCCTGAGACGATGTTTGGGGACGTTGCCGTTGCCGTCAATTCAGAAGACCCACGCTACAAGGACTTGATTGGTAAAAACGTCATCCTTCCAGTCGCTAATAAATTGATTCCAATCGTTGGAGACGAACACGCAGACCCTGAGTTTGGTACTGGTGTCGTGAAAATCACACCTGCCCACGATCCAAATGACTTCTTGGTTGGTCAACGCCATAACTTGCCACAAGTAAACGTCATGAACGACGACGGAACCATGAACGAGCTTGCCTTCGAATTCGCTGGCATGGATCGTTTTGAAGCTCGTAAGGCAGTCGTTGCTAAGTTGGAAGAAATCGGCGCCCTCGTTAAAATCGAAAAACGTGTCCACAGTGTTGGTCACTCAGAGCGTACAGGTGTCGTGGTTGAGCCACGCTTGTCTACGCAATGGTTCGTTAAGATGGACCAATTGGCGAAAAATGCTATTGCCAACCAAGACACAGAGGACAAGGTAGAATTCTACCCACCTCGTTTCAACGATACCTTCCTCCAATGGATGGAAAATGTTCACGACTGGGTTATCTCTCGTCAGCTCTGGTGGGGTCACCAAATCCCTGCTTGGTATAATGCTGAGGGCGAAATGTACGTTGGCGAAGAAGCTCCAGAAGGTGACGGATGGACTCAGGACGAAGATGTCTTGGACACTTGGTTCAGCTCTGCCCTTTGGCCATTCTCAACCATGGGCTGGCCTGATGTTGACTCAGAAGACTTCAAACGTTACTTCCCAACTTCAACCTTGGTAACTGGTTACGATATCATCTTCTTCTGGGTGTCTCGTATGATTTTCCAATCTTTGGAATTCACGGGCCGTCAGCCATTCCAAAACGTGCTTATCCACGGTCTCATCCGTGACGAGCAAGGACGTAAGATGTCTAAGTCTCTCGGAAACGGTATTGACCCGATGGACGTCATCGAGAAATACGGTGCTGATGCCCTTCGCTGGTTCCTGTCAAACGGTTCTGCTCCAGGGCAAGATGTGCGTTTCTCTTACGAGAAAATGGATGCTTCATGGAACTTCATTAACAAGATCTGGAACATCTCTCGCTACATCCTCATGAACAATGAAGGCTTGACCCTTGAGCAAGCAACTGCTAATGTGGAAAAAGTTGCCAACAAGGAAGCTGGAAACGTTACTGACCGCTGGATTCTCCACAACCTCAATGAAACGATCGGTAAGGTCACTGAGAATTTCGACAAGTTTGAGTTTGGTGTGGCTGGGCACATCCTCTACAACTTCATCTGGGATGAGTTTGCGGACTGGTACGTTGAGTTGACCAAGGAAGTCCTTTATAGCGATAATGAAGAAGAGAAAGTCATCACACGTTCTGTTCTCCTTTACACTTTGGACAAGATCCTTCGTCTCCTTCACCCAATCATGCCATTCGTGACAGAGGAAATCTTTGGACAAATTTCAGAAGGCTCTATCGTTACAGCAGCATACCCAACTGTCAATCCAGCCTTTGAAGACCTTGCGGCTCACACTGGTGTAGAGAGTCTCAAAGACCTGATCCGTGCTGTTCGTAATGCGCGTGCAGAAGTAAACGTAGCTCCAAGCAAGCCAATCACGATTCTTGTTAAGACAAGCGATAACGACTTGGAAGCCTTCTTTAACAGCAATGTCAACTACATCAAACGCTTCACAAATCCAGAATACTTGGAAATCGCATCAACCATCCCTGCACCTGAACTCGCTATGTCAAGCGTCATCACAGGAGCAGAAATCTACTTGCCACTCGCTGACCTCCTCAATGTCGAAGAAGAATTGGCTCGTCTCGACAAGGAACTGGCTAAATGGCAAAAAGAACTGGATATGGTCGGTAAGAAGCTCTCTAACGAACGCTTCGTAGCCAATGCCAAACCAGAAGTCGTCCAAAAAGAACGCGACAAACAAGCCGACTACCAAGCTAAATACGATGCTACCGTCGCACGTATTGATGAGATGAAGAAGTTGGTGAAATAAACACAAAAACACAGCGGATATCGTTTGATATATAGATAATAAAGGAGAAAATATTTTGACTAACATTTTAGAATTGTATTCTGAAGATACGCTTTTAGAAAATATTGATAATGAGCGAATTGATATTGATGCTGAAGTTGAGGATGAAGTTGAGTCAACTACATCTAGTAGAAAACTATATATAGATAAAGTTGATAAATCTACCTCAGATTTAATACGAATGATAAAAGAAGGGGAGTTGATTTTACAGCCTGACTACCAAAGGAAATTTGTTTGGAATCAAAAAACAATGTCACAATTTATTGAATCTTTATTGCTGTCAATTCCTATACCAACTATATTTTTATCAGAAAATGATGATGACACGCTAGAAGTAATTGATGGGCAACAACGTTTAACAACAGTTTTTACTTTTTTTAAATCAATTCTTAATGAAGATGACTTAAACAATGTTAAGAAAGGAAATGAATATCTAAATTATATGGATCCTCTGGAATTAAGTGGACTCTCAACGTTGTCTGATTTTAATAAAAAGACCTTTGCTGAACTTGATGATAGGATTCAGAGAAAGTTTAAAAATGTTTCACTACCTATTGTTATAATTCAGAAGGATTCATCGGAGGATATTAAATATGATATATTTTCAAGAATAAATCAAGGTTCCATAAAATTAAATGGACAAGAATTATTAAATGTAATGTATCGAGGCGTATTTTTGTCCAAATTAAATGAAACTTGTGAATTAGATATTGTTGATGAAATATTTGGGAAAAGAGTAGTCCTTAAGAAGAGATACGGTTATAACGAAATTTTGTTACGTGCATTTGTTATAAATGAATTTATTGATGAATCGTTTGCTGCTATTAAAAAAATTGAAGTGCGAAATCCGAAACTATTAGATGGGAAAAAGGAACGCACTTATGGTGGAAGATTGAATACAGCAATCATTGAGTTTTTAAAAGAATATAGGAATGATGTAGAAAAATCTGAGGAGTTAGAAGATTTCATTTTAAAATCTATAGAGAAAGTAAATATTGTTTTTGGTAACGATGCTTTTAAGCGAATTAGTAGTAATGAACTTGCAACTAGTATCAATAAGACTGTAGCTGAAACCCAGTTAGTTATCTTATCAAGATTTTCAATTGATGAAGTAAGACAATATAAGGAAAAAATCAAAGAGTCGTTTTTAGAGTTTCTTAGTAAAAGCGATGAAGGTTTATTTGTGAGAGGAACAAATAACACATCTAATGTGTTAAAAAGATACGAGTGGGGAAAAATCTTAAATAAATTAATCAGGAATTAGATGTAACATGGATGTAGATAATATTTTTAAGAATTACAAAAAGTATATTGATATTTATGAAAATGACCTAAAAAAATTGGATGATGAAGCTAGTACATTCTTACTCAATTCACTTTATTTATCAGTATTTACAACATTTGAATATTTTTTAGATTTTTTAATTCAGTGTTATGTTGAAAATATTACTTTAAGCTCAAAAGGTATTAAGCTTGAAGATTTAAAAGGTTCTATAGCAATGAAATATTTTATTAATACTAATAAAAATGATAAAAAATTACAAAATTTACTAACTAATCCTCAAACAAAAACATTTGACTCCATTAGAACTGTTCTATATGATAAAATACCTAGGGAGGAATTATCTAAATATTTGAAATTTGAGTTCCTACATGATCATAAGCTAAAGGAACACTATCCAGATATTTTTGAGCAAATATTTAATGAAAGAGATTTGTTAAAGAATATTAACTTATCTCGAACTGAAGTAGTCGGGGGGGTTAAGACAGTCGAGAATTTTTCTGCAGAAGTGTTTATATTAAAGTATAGAGATATTCGAAATAGTATTGCACATGAAAATTATAAATTTTCAGTAGAAAATGAGCAATTTAAGGAATATGTTGAATTTTTTCAAAAAATTATTAAATGTATGATTGACAAATTCGAGACGGTTACAGGTTTTCCTATTGATTCAAAATCAAATAACATTTTGAATAGCATCTAAATCATCGTATTTATATAATTGAAAATACTATAAATTTTCAATATTTCACCTTAATTTTCTTATATAGTTGCGCATCGAATTCATCTGGATTGATACCGAAAACCCACCTCACGATGCCATCGGCTGGCTAGCAAAGAAATAAAAAGTCCTGCCACTTTCTCCCATTTAACCTTTGACTATTCCGCAAAATTATCGTACAATAAAGAGTACATGATAAAATGAGGTCAGAGTTTGTTCGCTCTGGCGATAGTAGTAAAAATGAGGAGAAACGCTTTGGAATTAGAAGTATTTGCTGGGCAAGAAAAAAGTGAACTATCTATGATTGAGGTAGCGCGTGCTATCTTGGAACTTCGTGGTCGCGATCATGAGATGCATTTTAGCGATCTTGTAAACGAAATTCAAAACTACCTTGGAACATCAAACAGTGATATCCGCGAAGCCTTGCCTTTGTTCTACACAGAGTTGAACTTTGACGGTAGCTTCATCTCTCTTGGAGACAACAAATGGGGTCTTCGTTCATGGTATGGTGTGGACGAAATCGACGAAGAGATCATCGCTCTTGAAGAAAGTGACGACGATGAAGTAGCACCAAAAGCTAAGAAAAAACGCGTCAATGCCTTTATGGATGGCGATTCAGATGCCATTGACTACAATGCGGATGATCCAGAAGACGAAGATGCATACGAAGCAGATCCAGCTCTTTCATACGATGATGAAAATCCAGATGATGAGAAAAATGAAGTGGAAGCTTACGATGCAGAAATCAACGAAATCGCTCCTGATGACTTGGGTGAAGATGTGGATCTTAACGAAGAAGACGACGAGTTTTCTGACGATGACGCTGAAACGAGTGAAGAAGAGTAAAAGACTTCACAGAGGAGATCGTAAGATCTCTTTTTTTGTTGCTTGAGCAGGTCATCCGTTTGGATGCGGATCTTTAGTTGGTTTTCTGAAAGTAATCTTCTTATTTTCATGTTTTACCAATTCGGGTTGACAAATGTTCTGCTTTAAGGTATCATATTGTTCGGGCACCTCTTTTAGAGGTCGGGGCTCCCTAGTTACTAGGGAGCTATTTTTGTTTTTCAGGAAGTTTTTCTTGAAAAGTCGTTATTCATAAGGGTCTTGTTTTCTATGTCCCCTCGTAGTTAATAAGGCCTTGAGCATTTTAGAAAGAGGAATCTATGTCTACGAAATATATTTTTGTAACTGGTGGTGTGGTATCGTCTATTGGGAAAGGGATTGTCGCAGCAAGTCTGGGTCGTCTCTTGAAAAATCGTGGTCTAAAGGTGACTA is a window from the Streptococcus oralis genome containing:
- the rbfA gene encoding 30S ribosome-binding factor RbfA yields the protein MANHFRTDRVGMEIKREVNEILQKKVRDPRVQGVTITDVQMLGDLSVAKVYYTILSNLASDNQKAQIGLEKATGTIKRELGRNLKLYKIPDLTFVKDESIEYGNKIDEMLRNLDKN
- a CDS encoding DUF1858 domain-containing protein; the encoded protein is MDNIIDVSIPVAEVVDKHPEVLEILVELGFKPLANPLMRNTVGRKVSLKQGSKLEGTPMDKIVRTLEANGYEVIGLD
- a CDS encoding DUF438 domain-containing protein — its product is MADERIHILRDILLELHNGASPESVQERFDATFTGVSAIEISLMEHELMNSDSGVTFEDVMELCDVHANLFKNAVKGVEVEDTEHPGHPVRVFKDENLALRAALIRIRRLLDTYESMEDEEMLAEMRKGLVRQMGLLGQFDIHYQRKEELFFPIMERYGHDSPPKVMWGVDDQIRELFQTALTTTKSLPEVSISTVKETFEAFATEFESMIFKEESILLMILLESFTQDDWIQIAEESDAYGYAIIRPSEKWVPERQSFVEEKSAEEPVQLDTAEGQVQQVIDTPEGQFTITFTPKEKEAVLDRHSQQAFGNGYLSVEQANLILNHLPMEITFVNKDDIFQYYNDNTTADEMIFKRTPSQVGRNVELCHPPKYLDKVKAVMKGLREGVKDKYEMWFKSESRGKFVHITYAAVHDENGEFQGVLEYVQDIQPYREIDTDYFRGLE
- a CDS encoding DUF1912 family protein; amino-acid sequence: MSYEQEFMKEFEAWVNTQIMINDMAHKESQKVYEEDQDERAKDAMIRYESRLDAYQFLLGKFENFKAGKGFHDLPEGLFGERNY
- a CDS encoding DUF898 family protein, which gives rise to MIIIGFTIGITTPWAVCMMQNWKVKRTVINGRRLYFDGTGSQLFRNWIKWFLLTIITLGIYSFWLHIKMEQWITKHTHHV
- a CDS encoding helix-hairpin-helix domain-containing protein, coding for MSKKLQRKKQLRNSLRRSGAFSTTVTKVVEETKKVVKHAEKSASQAGKVVSKKVEQAVEATKEQAQKVANSVEDFAATLGGLSVDRAKTFYDEGIKSASDFKNWTEKELLALKGIGPATIKKLKEHGISFK
- a CDS encoding GNAT family N-acetyltransferase; amino-acid sequence: MTREELPERIETERFVLRVRTVADAEDIHAYASLPEVAYPAGFPPVQTLEDEIYYLEHILPDRNQKDNLPAGYGIVVKGTDKVIGSVDFNHRHEDDVLEIGYTLHPDYWGRGYVPEAARTLIDLGFKELGFHKIELVCFGYNIQSQRVAEKLGFTLEARIRERKDAQGNRCDSLIYGLLRSEWESLNC
- a CDS encoding valine--tRNA ligase — its product is MSKELSPKYNPAEVEAGRYQKWLDADVFKPSGDQKAKPYSIVIPPPNVTGKLHLGHAWDTTLQDIIIRQKRMQGFDTLWLPGMDHAGIATQAKVEERLRGEGISRYDLGREKFLEKVWEWKDEYATTIKEQWGKMGLSVDYSRERFTLDEGLSKAVRKVFVELYKKGWIYRGEFIINWDPAARTALSDIEVIHKDVEGAFYHMNYMLEDGSRALEVATTRPETMFGDVAVAVNSEDPRYKDLIGKNVILPVANKLIPIVGDEHADPEFGTGVVKITPAHDPNDFLVGQRHNLPQVNVMNDDGTMNELAFEFAGMDRFEARKAVVAKLEEIGALVKIEKRVHSVGHSERTGVVVEPRLSTQWFVKMDQLAKNAIANQDTEDKVEFYPPRFNDTFLQWMENVHDWVISRQLWWGHQIPAWYNAEGEMYVGEEAPEGDGWTQDEDVLDTWFSSALWPFSTMGWPDVDSEDFKRYFPTSTLVTGYDIIFFWVSRMIFQSLEFTGRQPFQNVLIHGLIRDEQGRKMSKSLGNGIDPMDVIEKYGADALRWFLSNGSAPGQDVRFSYEKMDASWNFINKIWNISRYILMNNEGLTLEQATANVEKVANKEAGNVTDRWILHNLNETIGKVTENFDKFEFGVAGHILYNFIWDEFADWYVELTKEVLYSDNEEEKVITRSVLLYTLDKILRLLHPIMPFVTEEIFGQISEGSIVTAAYPTVNPAFEDLAAHTGVESLKDLIRAVRNARAEVNVAPSKPITILVKTSDNDLEAFFNSNVNYIKRFTNPEYLEIASTIPAPELAMSSVITGAEIYLPLADLLNVEEELARLDKELAKWQKELDMVGKKLSNERFVANAKPEVVQKERDKQADYQAKYDATVARIDEMKKLVK
- a CDS encoding DUF262 domain-containing protein codes for the protein MTNILELYSEDTLLENIDNERIDIDAEVEDEVESTTSSRKLYIDKVDKSTSDLIRMIKEGELILQPDYQRKFVWNQKTMSQFIESLLLSIPIPTIFLSENDDDTLEVIDGQQRLTTVFTFFKSILNEDDLNNVKKGNEYLNYMDPLELSGLSTLSDFNKKTFAELDDRIQRKFKNVSLPIVIIQKDSSEDIKYDIFSRINQGSIKLNGQELLNVMYRGVFLSKLNETCELDIVDEIFGKRVVLKKRYGYNEILLRAFVINEFIDESFAAIKKIEVRNPKLLDGKKERTYGGRLNTAIIEFLKEYRNDVEKSEELEDFILKSIEKVNIVFGNDAFKRISSNELATSINKTVAETQLVILSRFSIDEVRQYKEKIKESFLEFLSKSDEGLFVRGTNNTSNVLKRYEWGKILNKLIRN
- a CDS encoding MAE_28990/MAE_18760 family HEPN-like nuclease; amino-acid sequence: MDVDNIFKNYKKYIDIYENDLKKLDDEASTFLLNSLYLSVFTTFEYFLDFLIQCYVENITLSSKGIKLEDLKGSIAMKYFINTNKNDKKLQNLLTNPQTKTFDSIRTVLYDKIPREELSKYLKFEFLHDHKLKEHYPDIFEQIFNERDLLKNINLSRTEVVGGVKTVENFSAEVFILKYRDIRNSIAHENYKFSVENEQFKEYVEFFQKIIKCMIDKFETVTGFPIDSKSNNILNSI
- the rpoE gene encoding DNA-directed RNA polymerase subunit delta, which encodes MELEVFAGQEKSELSMIEVARAILELRGRDHEMHFSDLVNEIQNYLGTSNSDIREALPLFYTELNFDGSFISLGDNKWGLRSWYGVDEIDEEIIALEESDDDEVAPKAKKKRVNAFMDGDSDAIDYNADDPEDEDAYEADPALSYDDENPDDEKNEVEAYDAEINEIAPDDLGEDVDLNEEDDEFSDDDAETSEEE